In a single window of the Candidatus Methylomirabilota bacterium genome:
- the hpnH gene encoding hopanoid biosynthesis associated radical SAM protein HpnH, with protein MRFPLHITTDMIKHQVRHGLKGQARYPFVLMLEPLYTCNLACLGCSVERHTGRIEDRLTLEECLKAADDSGAPVVSLCGGEPTIYPELKELVEGIIARKRHIYLCTNGLLLDRTVYGQIAPHNRLSINIHLDGLKRTHDEVCDREGVFDKALEMIKEGKRLGFRVTTNTTIFKETDMDEVEALCRLLREYQVDGMLLSPGYHYASIESDFFLAREEIHQKFQRVLDLSTRYRLTSTPMFLEFAAGLREYPCSPWSTVTYTPQGWRGPCYLIGEKYYRTFEEFWQSVDWDYWESRQDLRCYNCKMHSGFEASVVRGLRNSPKDMLRMAVWNFLE; from the coding sequence ATGAGATTTCCACTGCACATCACCACCGATATGATCAAACACCAGGTCCGCCATGGGCTGAAAGGGCAGGCACGTTATCCGTTCGTCCTCATGCTGGAACCGCTCTACACCTGTAATCTGGCCTGCCTCGGATGCTCTGTCGAACGACACACCGGACGCATCGAGGACCGGTTAACACTCGAGGAGTGCCTGAAGGCGGCGGATGATTCGGGCGCTCCGGTCGTCTCGCTCTGCGGTGGAGAGCCCACCATCTACCCCGAACTGAAGGAGTTGGTGGAGGGGATCATCGCGCGCAAGCGCCACATCTACCTCTGCACAAACGGGCTGCTGCTCGATCGGACCGTCTACGGCCAAATCGCGCCGCACAACCGACTCTCGATCAACATCCACCTGGATGGATTGAAGCGAACCCACGACGAGGTCTGCGACAGGGAGGGGGTCTTCGATAAGGCGCTCGAGATGATCAAGGAGGGGAAGAGGCTCGGCTTTCGCGTGACAACTAATACGACGATCTTCAAAGAGACCGACATGGATGAGGTCGAGGCGCTGTGCCGCCTGCTGCGCGAGTATCAGGTGGACGGCATGCTCCTGTCCCCGGGATATCACTACGCCTCGATCGAGTCCGATTTCTTCCTGGCGCGCGAGGAGATCCACCAAAAGTTCCAGCGAGTGCTCGATCTGTCGACGCGGTATCGGCTGACCTCCACCCCGATGTTTCTCGAATTTGCGGCCGGCCTGCGCGAGTATCCCTGCTCCCCCTGGAGCACCGTGACCTACACCCCCCAAGGTTGGAGGGGGCCCTGCTACCTCATCGGGGAAAAGTATTACCGAACATTCGAGGAGTTCTGGCAAAGCGTAGACTGGGACTACTGGGAATCCCGCCAGGATCTGCGCTGTTACAACTGTAAAATGCACTCCGGCTTCGAGGCCTCCGTCGTCCGCGGACTCCGAAACAGCCCGAAGGACATGCTCAGGATGGCCGTCTGGAACTTTCTGGAGTAG
- a CDS encoding carotenoid biosynthesis protein, with the protein METIQLLIATVFLRPYVFVFLAFYLTAATVAIGWQRTALLTAIAWVVAFTAEYSSTRNGIPFGFYSYIPSTIGQELWISNVPFMDSLSFTFLAYVSFTLAQWLRLPVGASDQEVVAARRSFPVLVLTAFLFMLIDVVIDPVALRGDRWFLGKIYEYPEPGIYFGVPLTNFLGWAIVGFVTIAIFQQVDRALPPERGSNPGVKPILCGVMLYYLILVFNLVMTFIIGEMLLGITGIVLYTPITWLVLKRYWQQGSAHTLVGRRVLS; encoded by the coding sequence GTGGAGACGATTCAACTCCTTATCGCGACGGTCTTCTTACGACCCTACGTATTTGTATTCCTGGCGTTCTACCTGACGGCGGCGACCGTTGCCATCGGGTGGCAGCGGACCGCGCTGCTGACAGCAATCGCCTGGGTCGTCGCATTCACGGCCGAATACTCCTCGACCAGGAACGGAATTCCATTCGGTTTTTACAGCTATATTCCGAGCACCATCGGTCAGGAACTGTGGATCAGCAACGTCCCGTTTATGGATTCGCTCTCGTTTACGTTTCTTGCGTACGTCAGCTTCACACTGGCGCAATGGCTCAGGCTGCCTGTCGGCGCAAGCGATCAAGAGGTGGTCGCCGCCAGACGGTCCTTCCCGGTTTTGGTGCTGACGGCCTTTCTCTTCATGCTGATCGATGTGGTAATTGACCCGGTCGCGCTGAGGGGCGATCGCTGGTTTTTGGGAAAGATCTACGAATATCCGGAACCGGGAATCTATTTCGGCGTGCCGCTCACCAACTTTCTTGGGTGGGCAATTGTCGGATTCGTGACAATCGCAATATTCCAACAGGTTGACCGCGCCCTGCCGCCGGAGAGGGGATCGAACCCTGGTGTAAAACCGATCCTCTGTGGGGTCATGCTTTACTATCTGATTCTGGTCTTCAACCTCGTGATGACCTTTATTATTGGCGAAATGCTGCTCGGGATCACCGGAATTGTGTTGTACACCCCGATTACCTGGCTGGTCCTCAAACGCTACTGGCAGCAGGGGTCAGCGCATACGCTTGTCGGTCGCAGGGTGCTGTCATGA
- a CDS encoding transcriptional regulator produces the protein MRVPFFDLKAQYAVIKREIRRAMDEVCDNQQFILGPQVRRLEDEMARYCGTPHAVGVSSGTDALLLVLMALDIRPGDEVITTPYTFIATAGSIVRSGATPVFVDIDPIRFTIDPKRIVDRITERTRAILPVHLFGRCAELEPIRTLAAQHNLAVIEDAAQAIGAEDEYGRRAGSIGQVGCFSFYPTKNLGGFGDGGMVVTADPSLTSTLVSLRNHGASTKYLHSLLGGNFRLDELQAAVLGVKFPHLDRWIEQRIGNAKAYDALFRKMGLEHRIRLPDIPRNERHVFNQYVIRVSRRDELSRFLTSRSIGHDIYYPVPLHLQVCFQYLGYKEGDMPASEQAAREALALPIYPELTQPMLEYVVDAIQTFYDG, from the coding sequence ATGCGGGTCCCCTTCTTCGATTTGAAAGCACAGTACGCGGTCATCAAGCGCGAGATCAGGCGTGCAATGGATGAGGTCTGCGACAATCAGCAGTTCATCCTTGGCCCGCAGGTTCGGCGGCTTGAGGATGAGATGGCGCGGTATTGTGGAACCCCCCACGCGGTGGGCGTCTCCTCCGGTACCGACGCCCTCCTGCTGGTTCTCATGGCCCTGGACATCCGCCCGGGGGACGAGGTGATCACGACCCCATACACCTTTATTGCGACGGCGGGATCTATCGTCAGGTCCGGGGCCACACCGGTCTTCGTCGATATCGATCCGATCCGTTTCACGATTGATCCGAAGCGGATTGTCGATCGAATCACGGAGCGGACGCGCGCGATCCTCCCGGTCCACCTGTTCGGTCGATGCGCCGAGTTGGAGCCGATCCGCACCTTGGCTGCGCAGCACAACCTCGCTGTTATAGAAGATGCCGCCCAGGCGATCGGAGCAGAGGATGAATACGGCAGGAGGGCGGGCTCGATCGGGCAGGTGGGCTGTTTCTCGTTTTATCCCACAAAAAACCTGGGCGGTTTCGGCGATGGCGGGATGGTCGTCACCGCCGACCCCTCCCTGACCTCAACGCTTGTGTCTCTCAGGAACCATGGGGCGTCAACCAAATATCTCCACTCGCTGCTCGGCGGTAATTTCCGCCTTGATGAGTTGCAGGCAGCCGTCCTGGGGGTCAAATTTCCACACCTCGATCGGTGGATCGAACAGCGGATCGGCAATGCCAAAGCGTATGATGCCCTCTTCCGTAAGATGGGTCTGGAGCATCGGATCCGGCTTCCGGACATTCCGAGGAATGAACGGCACGTCTTCAATCAGTATGTCATCAGGGTTTCACGGCGAGACGAGTTGAGTCGCTTCCTTACGTCTCGGAGCATCGGCCACGACATCTACTATCCTGTGCCGCTCCATTTGCAGGTCTGCTTCCAGTACCTTGGGTACAAGGAAGGGGACATGCCGGCGTCCGAACAGGCCGCCAGAGAGGCATTAGCTCTGCCGATCTATCCGGAGCTGACCCAGCCGATGCTGGAATATGTCGTGGATGCCATCCAAACCTTCTACGACGGATGA
- the speD gene encoding adenosylmethionine decarboxylase, which translates to MQALGKHLLVELHGCNPESLKKAEVVRDILVSAANACKATIVDTSFHEFNPFGVSGVVVIAESHISIHTWPEYRYAAVDIFTCGDVLRPEVAVDYIAARFRCKKPSVVEMRRGIIPGHVGKLIHKLSSSIEKVVDADQELSLVH; encoded by the coding sequence TTGCAAGCACTCGGGAAACACCTGTTGGTGGAGCTACACGGTTGTAACCCAGAGTCGCTGAAAAAAGCTGAAGTTGTCAGGGATATTCTGGTTAGTGCGGCGAATGCCTGTAAGGCTACTATTGTTGACACCTCCTTCCACGAGTTCAATCCCTTTGGTGTGAGCGGCGTGGTTGTGATCGCCGAGTCTCACATCTCGATTCACACCTGGCCCGAATACCGGTATGCGGCGGTCGATATCTTTACCTGTGGGGATGTTCTCAGACCTGAGGTAGCCGTCGATTATATTGCCGCCCGCTTTCGGTGCAAAAAGCCGTCGGTGGTCGAGATGCGGCGGGGGATCATCCCAGGACATGTCGGGAAGTTGATCCATAAACTCAGTTCGTCCATCGAGAAGGTTGTCGATGCCGATCAAGAGCTTTCACTGGTTCATTGA
- a CDS encoding polyamine aminopropyltransferase: protein MPIKSFHWFIEALGPDEGHLHGVRRALFSTQTPFQSLDIMELGSYGKALILDGKIQSSLLDEFIYHETLVHPAMLSHPAPKRVFIVGGGEGATLREVLRHPTVERALMVDIDEEVVNRCKELLPEWHKGAFDDPRAEVRFLDARRYLEETDERFDVIIIDISEPVEEGPAYLLFTREFYHIVHRCLTDQGVIALQAGAVSLSDLSCFTAIHQTLRTVFPVVAPYWATIPSFALPWGFSIASKGADPRAFNPDAIDRLIAERMGCDLRYYDGQTHQMSFLLPKYVRQRLEEEKRIIEDNAPLFTFH from the coding sequence ATGCCGATCAAGAGCTTTCACTGGTTCATTGAAGCGCTGGGTCCTGATGAGGGACACCTGCACGGAGTTCGGCGGGCCCTGTTTTCGACGCAGACCCCGTTTCAGTCGCTCGATATTATGGAGCTCGGCAGCTACGGGAAGGCCCTGATCCTCGACGGCAAGATCCAGTCGAGCCTCCTTGATGAGTTTATCTACCATGAGACATTGGTCCATCCGGCGATGCTCAGTCATCCGGCCCCCAAGAGGGTATTCATTGTGGGCGGCGGGGAGGGGGCGACGCTGCGGGAGGTCCTTCGGCACCCGACGGTGGAGCGGGCGCTGATGGTCGATATTGATGAGGAGGTTGTCAATCGATGCAAAGAACTGCTCCCCGAGTGGCATAAGGGCGCGTTCGACGATCCGCGCGCCGAGGTTCGTTTCCTGGACGCCAGACGCTATCTGGAGGAGACGGACGAGCGGTTTGACGTGATCATTATCGATATCTCTGAGCCGGTGGAAGAGGGTCCGGCCTATCTCCTGTTTACGCGGGAGTTTTATCATATCGTACATCGTTGTCTGACCGATCAGGGGGTGATCGCGCTGCAGGCAGGTGCGGTCAGTCTCTCAGATCTATCCTGCTTTACTGCCATCCACCAGACCTTGCGCACTGTATTTCCCGTCGTAGCCCCTTACTGGGCGACGATCCCCAGCTTTGCCCTCCCCTGGGGATTTTCTATAGCTTCGAAGGGGGCCGACCCGCGAGCGTTTAACCCGGATGCGATCGATCGCCTGATTGCCGAACGGATGGGGTGTGACCTGCGGTATTATGATGGGCAGACACATCAGATGTCGTTTCTCCTCCCCAAGTATGTACGGCAGCGGCTTGAAGAGGAGAAGCGGATCATCGAGGACAACGCCCCCCTCTTTACCTTCCACTGA
- a CDS encoding arginine decarboxylase: MVPERQYRTPLFDAMVNLAESRKVSFHTPGHKSGKGISTRFRKFVGPKIFTIDLTTLDEVDCLQRPIGVIKEAQELAAEAYGADHSFFLINGTTGGNHAMILSTVRPGDEILIARNAHKSILTGIILSGAIPRFFLPTFDPELGMLLNVTAEDVGRAMAQHPKAKVLSLTSPNYYGVTADLCAIVAMARRRGVVVLVDEAHGPHLHFHPGLPPSALDAGTDLCVQSTHKILGGMTQSSMLHLKSAAIDYPRVVKLLLLLQSTSPSYILMASLDLARMQMATEGEKLLDKAINLAQDARNRINRIPGLSCFGEAELRDRDFFLDVTKLTICVKGLGLSGFEVSAILNADFGIQVEMADLFNVLVIVSIGDRRDDLDRLVAALESLAGRGARSRDLRAVPSLLPPLGRELHRTPRDAFFGPSEYLPLAKAEGRVSADIITIYPPGVPVLVPGEEVGLAAIDYLLSLASYGARIDGVSELDEPQIRVLCD, from the coding sequence ATGGTTCCCGAACGACAGTATAGGACTCCCCTCTTTGATGCGATGGTCAACCTGGCGGAGAGCCGCAAGGTCTCGTTCCACACCCCCGGGCACAAGAGCGGCAAGGGGATCTCGACTCGCTTCCGCAAGTTCGTCGGCCCCAAGATCTTTACGATCGACCTGACAACACTTGACGAGGTCGATTGTCTGCAGCGTCCGATCGGGGTTATCAAGGAGGCCCAGGAGTTGGCGGCCGAGGCATACGGAGCCGATCACTCGTTCTTTCTGATTAATGGAACGACCGGCGGCAATCATGCCATGATCCTGTCAACGGTCAGACCGGGAGATGAGATCCTCATCGCGAGGAATGCGCATAAATCGATCCTGACCGGGATCATCCTCAGCGGCGCGATACCGCGCTTCTTCCTGCCGACCTTCGACCCGGAGCTGGGCATGCTGTTAAACGTGACGGCCGAGGATGTGGGGCGCGCCATGGCGCAGCATCCGAAGGCCAAGGTGCTCTCCCTGACCAGTCCGAATTATTACGGCGTGACGGCCGACCTATGCGCTATCGTCGCGATGGCCAGGCGCCGGGGTGTCGTCGTGCTGGTCGACGAGGCGCACGGTCCGCACCTGCATTTCCACCCGGGCCTGCCGCCCTCGGCGCTTGATGCCGGCACCGACCTTTGCGTCCAGTCCACCCATAAGATCCTGGGGGGGATGACCCAGTCCTCCATGCTGCACCTGAAGAGTGCGGCGATCGATTATCCTAGAGTTGTCAAGCTGCTGCTGCTTCTGCAAAGCACCAGTCCGTCGTATATTTTGATGGCCTCGTTGGATCTGGCCAGAATGCAGATGGCGACCGAGGGGGAGAAGCTGTTGGATAAAGCCATCAACCTTGCGCAAGACGCGAGGAACCGTATCAATCGGATTCCCGGTCTCTCCTGCTTTGGGGAGGCTGAGCTGCGAGATCGGGATTTCTTTCTGGATGTGACGAAACTGACTATTTGCGTCAAGGGACTCGGTCTCAGCGGATTTGAGGTGTCTGCTATCCTGAACGCCGACTTCGGCATCCAGGTAGAGATGGCCGACCTCTTCAACGTCCTTGTCATCGTGAGCATCGGGGATCGCAGGGATGACCTGGATCGGCTGGTCGCGGCGCTGGAGAGTCTGGCCGGGCGTGGTGCCCGATCCCGCGATCTGCGGGCTGTTCCCTCTTTGCTGCCGCCGTTGGGTCGGGAGCTTCATCGAACCCCGCGTGACGCCTTCTTTGGCCCTTCGGAGTATCTGCCGCTTGCAAAGGCGGAGGGGCGTGTCAGTGCCGACATCATCACGATCTATCCGCCCGGTGTGCCTGTCCTTGTGCCGGGTGAAGAGGTGGGGTTGGCCGCAATTGACTATCTACTGTCGCTTGCCTCGTACGGGGCGCGAATCGACGGGGTCTCAGAGCTGGATGAGCCCCAGATCCGCGTCCTATGCGACTGA
- the secD gene encoding protein translocase subunit SecD has product MIAGYYLFPTLSGRPSLPSLLPPLLPRAERLNLGLDLQGGMHLVLEVATEKAIENTIDRLLAELRRETEKDSIAVERMTREGNDRIRVKLQAKEGLEGLRRILKDYSNLEQSGGADPTELVLSLASGEAKRIQESAVRQSLETIRNRIDQFGVAEPHIVQEGDRRIVVQLPGIKDPQRAINLIGKTALLEFKLVVEDANLAEAMAGKIPVDDQLLYLRRGGGQNETGKIPLVLHKQAVLSGDLLTSAQVQIDSQTNQPVVSIEFDREGTRLFGEATAANVGRRLAIVLDDTIYSAPVIREKIPGGKAQISGSFTMEEARDLAIVLRAGALPAPVDIISNLTVGPSLGLDSIQKGVQAAIFGGVLVIAFMAIYYKLSGVIANLALLLNLIWLVGALASLRATLTLPGIAGIILGIGMAVDSNVLILERIREELRLGKTVRSAIDGGYDKAFFSIVDSHVTTLITAFALFLFGTGPVKGFAVTLSLGVIFNLVTALTGTRVVYDWMTQRWNLKTLSI; this is encoded by the coding sequence GTGATCGCGGGGTACTATCTGTTTCCCACGCTGTCCGGTCGGCCGTCGCTGCCGTCACTGCTGCCGCCGTTACTTCCGCGAGCTGAGCGACTTAATCTCGGACTCGATCTGCAGGGTGGGATGCATTTAGTGCTGGAGGTCGCGACCGAAAAGGCAATAGAAAACACCATCGATCGACTGCTGGCCGAATTGCGCCGCGAAACCGAGAAGGACAGCATTGCTGTCGAGCGGATGACTCGCGAGGGCAACGACCGGATCAGGGTCAAACTTCAGGCGAAAGAGGGCCTGGAGGGATTGCGACGCATCCTGAAGGATTATAGCAACCTGGAACAATCCGGCGGTGCCGATCCGACCGAACTGGTCCTGAGCCTGGCCTCTGGTGAGGCGAAGCGGATCCAGGAGTCGGCCGTCCGACAAAGTCTGGAGACCATTCGAAACCGCATTGATCAGTTCGGGGTCGCCGAGCCTCACATTGTTCAGGAGGGAGATCGGCGGATTGTCGTCCAGCTTCCCGGCATCAAGGATCCGCAGCGTGCCATTAATCTGATCGGGAAGACCGCCCTTTTAGAGTTCAAACTGGTAGTCGAGGATGCCAATCTTGCTGAAGCTATGGCCGGCAAGATCCCAGTGGACGATCAGCTTCTGTATCTGCGTCGTGGAGGGGGGCAGAACGAGACCGGCAAGATCCCCCTTGTTCTGCACAAGCAGGCCGTCCTCAGCGGTGATCTGCTGACCTCGGCTCAGGTGCAGATCGACAGCCAGACGAATCAGCCGGTCGTCTCTATAGAGTTCGATCGGGAGGGGACACGACTCTTTGGTGAGGCGACGGCGGCCAATGTGGGCCGACGCCTGGCCATTGTGTTGGATGATACGATCTATTCGGCGCCGGTCATCAGGGAGAAGATCCCCGGCGGCAAGGCCCAGATCTCCGGAAGCTTCACCATGGAGGAGGCGCGCGACCTGGCGATTGTGTTACGGGCCGGCGCACTCCCCGCGCCCGTCGATATCATTTCGAATCTGACGGTTGGTCCGTCGCTCGGTCTGGACTCGATTCAAAAGGGTGTGCAGGCCGCGATTTTCGGCGGCGTTCTTGTCATCGCCTTTATGGCGATCTACTACAAGTTGTCCGGGGTTATCGCCAACCTTGCATTACTGCTGAACCTGATTTGGCTGGTCGGGGCATTGGCCAGTCTCAGGGCCACGCTGACACTGCCGGGGATCGCGGGAATCATTCTGGGAATCGGGATGGCGGTGGATTCGAACGTCCTGATCCTGGAGCGGATTCGTGAAGAGCTCCGATTAGGTAAGACGGTCCGGTCGGCTATTGATGGGGGCTACGACAAGGCCTTCTTCAGCATTGTCGATTCCCATGTGACGACACTGATTACCGCGTTTGCGTTGTTTTTGTTCGGGACCGGGCCCGTGAAAGGCTTTGCGGTTACGCTGAGCCTCGGGGTTATCTTTAACCTGGTGACGGCGCTGACGGGCACCCGAGTCGTGTACGATTGGATGACCCAGCGGTGGAATCTGAAAACCTTAAGCATCTAA
- the secF gene encoding protein translocase subunit SecF — protein sequence MIELLGKTQIDFVAWRRIAFIISSILCLLGIVAIIQIGRGAANLGIDFAGGTSVQLKFNKPVDLGQIRTLLAESGLKDSEPQQFAGGDRIMVRVKRAEDSQVGMAQRVQDIFSKGLPDNPFVVEGTNEVGPAIGKDLQKAALWAITISMLGIIAYIAWRFEFKFGVAAAIATLHDVLAVLGLFMVLNREITLLIVTALLTLAGYSLSDTVVVFDRIRENLRGRRKESLGEIINISINEVVSRTTVTGITVLLVLFALFLLGGEVLHDFSLALIAGIGVGTFSSWFVASPIVYEWRIWERAKVQASAKVKAKG from the coding sequence GTGATTGAACTTCTCGGCAAGACACAGATTGATTTTGTTGCCTGGCGGCGGATTGCGTTTATCATATCGTCGATTCTCTGCCTGCTCGGCATTGTTGCGATCATTCAGATTGGGCGCGGCGCGGCGAATCTCGGCATCGACTTCGCCGGCGGCACCTCAGTGCAGCTCAAGTTCAACAAGCCGGTGGACCTTGGTCAGATCAGGACGCTGCTGGCTGAAAGTGGGCTGAAGGACAGCGAACCCCAGCAGTTCGCCGGCGGGGACCGGATCATGGTTCGTGTGAAGCGTGCGGAGGACAGTCAGGTCGGGATGGCCCAGCGGGTACAGGACATTTTTTCGAAAGGGTTACCCGATAATCCCTTTGTCGTAGAGGGGACGAATGAGGTCGGACCGGCCATAGGAAAGGACCTGCAGAAGGCCGCCTTATGGGCGATTACGATTTCTATGCTCGGCATCATCGCCTATATCGCCTGGCGTTTTGAGTTTAAGTTCGGGGTGGCTGCGGCCATCGCTACCCTCCACGACGTCCTGGCGGTGCTGGGACTTTTCATGGTATTAAACCGGGAGATCACCCTGCTCATCGTCACCGCGTTGCTCACCCTTGCCGGGTATTCGCTGTCTGATACCGTGGTAGTTTTCGACCGAATCCGTGAGAACCTTCGGGGCCGACGGAAAGAATCGCTGGGCGAGATCATCAACATAAGCATCAATGAGGTCGTGAGCCGGACGACCGTGACGGGAATCACGGTTCTATTGGTTTTGTTTGCCCTCTTCCTACTCGGCGGGGAGGTGCTCCACGATTTCTCTCTCGCGCTTATCGCCGGTATCGGTGTAGGGACCTTTTCTTCCTGGTTTGTGGCTTCTCCCATTGTCTATGAGTGGCGTATATGGGAGCGGGCCAAAGTGCAAGCCTCCGCTAAGGTCAAAGCCAAGGGATAA
- a CDS encoding phosphoheptose isomerase, with the protein MAEAIFRESAELTLAFLEGHLDLMVQAATAVAGALRAGRKILIFGNGGSATDAQHLAGELVNCLLLDRPALPAIALTTDGSILTSISNDRGYAQVFARQVEALGSAGDVAIGISTSGRSPSVICGIEAASKMQLRTVAFTGRDGGNLAESVDYAFVVPSQSTPRIQEVHATLGHALCQMVETELFGAP; encoded by the coding sequence ATGGCCGAGGCGATATTCCGTGAGAGCGCCGAACTTACGCTTGCCTTTCTGGAGGGTCACCTGGACCTGATGGTCCAGGCCGCCACAGCGGTCGCAGGCGCTTTGCGAGCCGGCAGGAAGATATTAATCTTCGGCAACGGCGGGAGTGCGACCGACGCACAGCATCTGGCGGGCGAGTTGGTCAACTGTCTCTTGCTTGACCGACCGGCGCTCCCGGCCATCGCCCTGACCACTGACGGCTCAATTCTGACGAGTATCAGCAATGACCGGGGTTACGCTCAGGTGTTTGCCCGTCAAGTTGAAGCCCTAGGCTCTGCGGGCGATGTGGCTATCGGAATCAGTACAAGTGGCCGATCTCCGAGTGTCATATGTGGAATCGAAGCGGCGAGCAAGATGCAACTTCGCACCGTTGCGTTTACCGGCAGGGATGGCGGAAACCTCGCTGAGTCAGTGGACTATGCGTTTGTGGTGCCCTCTCAATCGACACCCAGGATTCAGGAGGTCCATGCCACGCTGGGCCACGCCCTCTGTCAGATGGTCGAGACCGAGCTGTTCGGCGCGCCGTAG
- the dprA gene encoding DNA-protecting protein DprA: MGETRQRLTEREAWLALGLIPEVGSATFYRLVERFGSAEAVLEADIEALTQIPGVSLQNAQTIVSFPWRDALHRELRVIEARSLGLVRFGEAGYPELLAAIHSPPPVLYLRGAMRAEDRVAVAVVGSRTASPYGSAMAEQISAELAQRGVTIVSGMARGIDAAAHRGALGAGGRTVAVLGCGVGVTYPSEHAELADQIAARGALISEFPVFTPPKPSHFPRRNRIISGLARGVVVIEAGLDSGALITANYALEQGRDVFAVPGQVTSRLSRGCHQLIKAGAKLTEGWEDIWEDIEPQVSAPTQIELDLTPMRGPLEPEETLIVDTLEAGPMQIDDLIDRTQLPAGQMASLLLSLMLKGMIEELPGKSFAKRLRPVKK, from the coding sequence ATGGGTGAAACTAGGCAGCGACTGACGGAGCGGGAAGCCTGGCTGGCGCTCGGTCTGATCCCTGAGGTCGGCTCGGCCACCTTTTACCGCCTGGTAGAGAGATTCGGTTCGGCCGAGGCTGTTCTCGAGGCCGATATAGAGGCGCTCACGCAGATTCCGGGCGTGAGCCTGCAGAACGCGCAGACCATTGTCTCCTTTCCCTGGCGTGATGCCCTTCATCGGGAACTGCGAGTGATCGAGGCACGAAGTCTTGGTCTGGTGCGATTCGGTGAAGCGGGATATCCCGAGTTGCTGGCCGCCATACATTCACCACCGCCGGTTCTCTATCTGCGAGGTGCGATGAGAGCGGAAGATCGGGTGGCTGTTGCGGTGGTCGGTTCGCGAACGGCCAGCCCGTACGGCAGCGCGATGGCGGAACAGATCAGCGCAGAACTCGCACAGCGCGGGGTGACGATCGTAAGCGGCATGGCTCGTGGGATCGACGCCGCGGCGCATCGAGGGGCGCTGGGGGCGGGCGGGCGGACCGTCGCCGTACTGGGATGCGGAGTCGGGGTCACCTATCCTTCCGAGCACGCGGAACTGGCCGATCAGATTGCCGCACGAGGCGCCCTGATCAGCGAGTTCCCTGTTTTTACGCCGCCCAAGCCGAGCCACTTCCCGCGCCGGAACCGGATCATCAGCGGCCTCGCGCGGGGCGTCGTCGTGATTGAAGCCGGACTCGACAGCGGGGCGCTGATCACGGCGAATTATGCGCTGGAGCAAGGGCGCGATGTCTTCGCGGTTCCCGGACAGGTCACATCGCGCCTGAGTCGCGGGTGCCATCAGCTTATTAAGGCGGGCGCGAAACTGACGGAAGGGTGGGAGGACATCTGGGAGGATATTGAGCCCCAGGTGTCGGCGCCGACACAGATCGAGCTGGATCTGACCCCCATGAGGGGTCCGCTTGAGCCTGAAGAGACCCTGATCGTCGATACGCTGGAGGCCGGACCGATGCAGATCGATGACCTGATCGACCGGACACAGCTTCCGGCCGGTCAGATGGCGTCACTCCTCTTGTCGTTGATGCTCAAGGGGATGATCGAGGAGCTGCCAGGGAAAAGTTTTGCCAAGCGGCTCCGGCCGGTAAAAAAATAG